One Onthophagus taurus isolate NC chromosome 11, IU_Otau_3.0, whole genome shotgun sequence genomic window carries:
- the LOC111423486 gene encoding protein kinase C-binding protein NELL1-like isoform X4, whose product MACYLFAATVTLLWLASATGLDPLNQYFDLFESLDLHNTSRPGVRGYYDKLPHQLVPAYSLQGNDRELKLPSSALKKIVNLLQDSNEFTISAYVRQEVQNVGAIVSFARGDNRYLELQSSGRKNEIRFHYTSAVDSKVYVETFPYRLADNEWHQVVVSVSGWQVQLFVDCKSLYKRLLRPGVLAKNFSDTQLWVGQRYNLFSFKGAMQEVRVITGPLSYLTACPAADGSCPTCGQFSLLQDTVVELRRRLTELSERLVAAEGRISRVEECDCQKSCLRNGTIHVDGETWKEGCDHCTCVHGEVKCRPTECPPADCKYPVTLNGSCCQTCLKKCYMLGKFYDDGVYVPLKPCTGCICNNGNMNCTKIDPNTCPPLPCPPEEQFSRRDECCKACQDIDECLEEGGLHGHHCHLNTKCVNIIGSYECECLPGYKRVDKFNCAELDECSSGKHECDVNANCINTQGSYHCVCRDGYIGDGRNCRPVCLQGCLNGGTCVRPGKCLCRHGYTGRSCEKDVNECATNTHGCKGSSVCVNMIGWYYCQCKPGYFSPVENNALGEYCQDVDECQSGEHTCHPTAQCRNSNGGFFCVCPDQAKDCLNCIYKGQEINHDQYVIPEDKPCTRCSCNYGVVTCEEPACNCSLPGSETNECCPQCNPKLGCRHQKLSNVIFRHGEHWSYDCQHCECERGEIDCWDMKCPPLPCKNPIKGDSDCCPHCDDFDLCSLGNVSLAASGRPCFYHGKQYNSGAQILNPDDPCVSCDCKVPFCAHLVSNVACCVHRTEAFVAAIATIAMTITKESLDNILVQVIARVHWLVTFRDALTTVTFRRLMAVENSGVR is encoded by the exons cTACTGGCCTCGATCCCTTAAATCAATACTTCGACCTGTTCGAATCTCTGGATCTGCACAATACGTCTCGGCCTGGTGTTAGAGGTTATTACGATAAACTTCCACATCAATTGGTGCCTGCATATTCACTACAAG gaAACGACCGGGAGTTAAAGCTACCGTCTAGTGCTTTGAAGAAGATTGTGAATTTGCTGCAGGATTCAAACGAATTTACGATTTCGGCGTATGTGCGTCAAGAAGTGCAAAATGTGGGTGCTATAGTGAGTTTCGCGCGCGGCGACAACCGTTACTTGGAATTGCAATCGAGCGGGCGAAAAAATGAGATTCGGTTCCATTACACATCGGCAGTGGACTCGAAAGTGTACGTGGAGACATTTCCGTATCGGCTCGCGGACAACGAGTGGCACCAAGTGGTTGTGTCCGTGTCGGGTTGGCAGGTCCAACTCTTCGTGGACTGCAAGTCGCTTTATAAGCGTCTGCTACGTCCAGGCGTTTTGGCCAAGAACTTTTCCGATACCCAGCTATGGGTTGGCCAACGCTACAATCTCTTCTCCTTCAAG GGTGCCATGCAGGAGGTGCGGGTGATAACAGGTCCTCTAAGCTACTTGACGGCGTGCCCAGCTGCGGATGGTTCGTGCCCAACTTGCGGACAATTCAGCTTACTACAGGATACGGTGGTGGAGCTACGACGGAGACTAACGGAGCTTTCCGAAAGG TTGGTAGCAGCGGAGGGGCGTATCAGTAGGGTGGAAGAGTGCGACTGCCAGAAGTCCTGCCTACGCAACGGGACCATTCATGTCGACGGAGAAACATGGAAGGAGGGCTGTGACCACTGCACTTGCGTG CATGGTGAAGTAAAATGTCGACCAACAGAGTGTCCGCCTGCAGATTGCAAATATCCAGTAACACTTAACGGTTCCTGCTGCCAAACCTGTTTAA aaaaatgtTACATGTTAGGTAAATTCTACGACGATGGCGTTTACGTTCCCTTAAAACCTTGTACCGGATGTATTTGCAACAACGGAAATATGAACTGTACGAAGATAGACCCGAACACTTGTCCACCATTACCCTGTCCACCAGAAGAACAATTCAGTAGAAGAGATGAATGTTGCAAAGCATGCCAAG ACATCGACGAGTGTCTAGAGGAAGGAGGTCTTCACGGTCATCACTGTCATCTTAACAcgaaatgcgtcaatatcataGGGTCGTATGAATGCGAATGTCTTCCGGGATACAAGAGGGTGGACAAATTCAATTGCGCAGAATTGGACGAATGCAGTTCGGGGAAACACGAATGCGACGTCAACgcaaattgtattaacacCCAAGGGAGCTACCATTGCGTTTGTAGGGATGGTTATATCGGCGATGGAAGAAATTGTAGAC cGGTTTGTCTTCAAGGTTGTCTTAATGGAGGAACTTGTGTACGACCGGGGAAGTGTTTGTGCAGGCATGGATACACAGGAAGGAGTTGCGAAAAAGATGTTAATGAGTGCGCAACAAACACTCACGGTTGTAAAGGATCCTCAGTTTGTGTAAATATGATTGGGTGGTATTATTGTCAATGTAAACCTGGGTATTTTAGCCCAGTTGAAAATAACGCGTTAGGAGAATATTGCCAAG atgTGGATGAGTGTCAATCAGGAGAACATACTTGCCACCCAACTGCTCAATGCAGAAACTCAAACGGTGGTTTCTTTTGTGTTTGCCCCGATCAAGCAAAAGACTGCCTAAATTGTATCTATAAAGGCCAAGAAATTAATCATGATCAATACGTAATTCCGGAAGATAAACCATGCACTAGGTGTTCGTGCAATTATGGAGTAGTAACGTGCGAAGAACCTGCGTGTAACTGTTCGTTACCCGGAAGTGAAACGAACGAATGTTGTCCGCAGTGTAATCCTAAATTAGGATGTCGCCATCAAAAGCTTTCAAATGTAATTTTTCGACACGGAGAACATTGGTCGTACGATTGCCAACATTGCGAATGTGAAAGAGGTGAAATCGACTGTTGGGATATGAAGTGTCCTCCTCTTCCATGCAAGAATCCCATTAAAGGTGATTCAGACTGTTGCCCACATTGCGATGACTTCGATCTTTGTTCCTTGGGGAACGTGTCTTTAGCGGCATCTGGTCGACCGTGTTTTTACCACGGGAAGCAGTATAATTCGGGCGCACAAATCTTGAATCCAGATGACCCGTGCGTGTCATGCGACTGTAAG GTGCCGTTCTGCGCCCATCTGGTGAGCAATGTCGCGTGTTGTGTGCATCG GACGGAAGCCTTTGTTGCAGCTATAGCGACAATTGCAATGACAATAACGAAGGAGTCTCTCGACAATATATTAGTGCAAGTGATAGCGAGAGTGCATTGGTTAGTGACGTTCCGCGACGCATTAACGACGGTGACGTTTCGACGCCTGATGGCGGTTGAAAATAGCGGGGTGCGGTGA
- the LOC111423486 gene encoding protein kinase C-binding protein NELL1-like isoform X1 — protein sequence MACYLFAATVTLLWLASATGLDPLNQYFDLFESLDLHNTSRPGVRGYYDKLPHQLVPAYSLQGNDRELKLPSSALKKIVNLLQDSNEFTISAYVRQEVQNVGAIVSFARGDNRYLELQSSGRKNEIRFHYTSAVDSKVYVETFPYRLADNEWHQVVVSVSGWQVQLFVDCKSLYKRLLRPGVLAKNFSDTQLWVGQRYNLFSFKGAMQEVRVITGPLSYLTACPAADGSCPTCGQFSLLQDTVVELRRRLTELSERLVAAEGRISRVEECDCQKSCLRNGTIHVDGETWKEGCDHCTCVHGEVKCRPTECPPADCKYPVTLNGSCCQTCLKKCYMLGKFYDDGVYVPLKPCTGCICNNGNMNCTKIDPNTCPPLPCPPEEQFSRRDECCKACQGVDYCAKGDFCHANATCRNLMTTHACHCNVGFQGDGYKCEDIDECLEEGGLHGHHCHLNTKCVNIIGSYECECLPGYKRVDKFNCAELDECSSGKHECDVNANCINTQGSYHCVCRDGYIGDGRNCRPVCLQGCLNGGTCVRPGKCLCRHGYTGRSCEKDVNECATNTHGCKGSSVCVNMIGWYYCQCKPGYFSPVENNALGEYCQDVDECQSGEHTCHPTAQCRNSNGGFFCVCPDQAKDCLNCIYKGQEINHDQYVIPEDKPCTRCSCNYGVVTCEEPACNCSLPGSETNECCPQCNPKLGCRHQKLSNVIFRHGEHWSYDCQHCECERGEIDCWDMKCPPLPCKNPIKGDSDCCPHCDDFDLCSLGNVSLAASGRPCFYHGKQYNSGAQILNPDDPCVSCDCKVPFCAHLVSNVACCVHRTEAFVAAIATIAMTITKESLDNILVQVIARVHWLVTFRDALTTVTFRRLMAVENSGVR from the exons cTACTGGCCTCGATCCCTTAAATCAATACTTCGACCTGTTCGAATCTCTGGATCTGCACAATACGTCTCGGCCTGGTGTTAGAGGTTATTACGATAAACTTCCACATCAATTGGTGCCTGCATATTCACTACAAG gaAACGACCGGGAGTTAAAGCTACCGTCTAGTGCTTTGAAGAAGATTGTGAATTTGCTGCAGGATTCAAACGAATTTACGATTTCGGCGTATGTGCGTCAAGAAGTGCAAAATGTGGGTGCTATAGTGAGTTTCGCGCGCGGCGACAACCGTTACTTGGAATTGCAATCGAGCGGGCGAAAAAATGAGATTCGGTTCCATTACACATCGGCAGTGGACTCGAAAGTGTACGTGGAGACATTTCCGTATCGGCTCGCGGACAACGAGTGGCACCAAGTGGTTGTGTCCGTGTCGGGTTGGCAGGTCCAACTCTTCGTGGACTGCAAGTCGCTTTATAAGCGTCTGCTACGTCCAGGCGTTTTGGCCAAGAACTTTTCCGATACCCAGCTATGGGTTGGCCAACGCTACAATCTCTTCTCCTTCAAG GGTGCCATGCAGGAGGTGCGGGTGATAACAGGTCCTCTAAGCTACTTGACGGCGTGCCCAGCTGCGGATGGTTCGTGCCCAACTTGCGGACAATTCAGCTTACTACAGGATACGGTGGTGGAGCTACGACGGAGACTAACGGAGCTTTCCGAAAGG TTGGTAGCAGCGGAGGGGCGTATCAGTAGGGTGGAAGAGTGCGACTGCCAGAAGTCCTGCCTACGCAACGGGACCATTCATGTCGACGGAGAAACATGGAAGGAGGGCTGTGACCACTGCACTTGCGTG CATGGTGAAGTAAAATGTCGACCAACAGAGTGTCCGCCTGCAGATTGCAAATATCCAGTAACACTTAACGGTTCCTGCTGCCAAACCTGTTTAA aaaaatgtTACATGTTAGGTAAATTCTACGACGATGGCGTTTACGTTCCCTTAAAACCTTGTACCGGATGTATTTGCAACAACGGAAATATGAACTGTACGAAGATAGACCCGAACACTTGTCCACCATTACCCTGTCCACCAGAAGAACAATTCAGTAGAAGAGATGAATGTTGCAAAGCATGCCAAG GAGTGGATTATTGTGCTAAAGGAGACTTTTGCCATGCTAACGCTACATGTCGAAATTTAATGACAACTCATGCTTGTCACTGCAATGTTGGCTTTCAAGGAGACGGCTATAAATGCGAGG ACATCGACGAGTGTCTAGAGGAAGGAGGTCTTCACGGTCATCACTGTCATCTTAACAcgaaatgcgtcaatatcataGGGTCGTATGAATGCGAATGTCTTCCGGGATACAAGAGGGTGGACAAATTCAATTGCGCAGAATTGGACGAATGCAGTTCGGGGAAACACGAATGCGACGTCAACgcaaattgtattaacacCCAAGGGAGCTACCATTGCGTTTGTAGGGATGGTTATATCGGCGATGGAAGAAATTGTAGAC cGGTTTGTCTTCAAGGTTGTCTTAATGGAGGAACTTGTGTACGACCGGGGAAGTGTTTGTGCAGGCATGGATACACAGGAAGGAGTTGCGAAAAAGATGTTAATGAGTGCGCAACAAACACTCACGGTTGTAAAGGATCCTCAGTTTGTGTAAATATGATTGGGTGGTATTATTGTCAATGTAAACCTGGGTATTTTAGCCCAGTTGAAAATAACGCGTTAGGAGAATATTGCCAAG atgTGGATGAGTGTCAATCAGGAGAACATACTTGCCACCCAACTGCTCAATGCAGAAACTCAAACGGTGGTTTCTTTTGTGTTTGCCCCGATCAAGCAAAAGACTGCCTAAATTGTATCTATAAAGGCCAAGAAATTAATCATGATCAATACGTAATTCCGGAAGATAAACCATGCACTAGGTGTTCGTGCAATTATGGAGTAGTAACGTGCGAAGAACCTGCGTGTAACTGTTCGTTACCCGGAAGTGAAACGAACGAATGTTGTCCGCAGTGTAATCCTAAATTAGGATGTCGCCATCAAAAGCTTTCAAATGTAATTTTTCGACACGGAGAACATTGGTCGTACGATTGCCAACATTGCGAATGTGAAAGAGGTGAAATCGACTGTTGGGATATGAAGTGTCCTCCTCTTCCATGCAAGAATCCCATTAAAGGTGATTCAGACTGTTGCCCACATTGCGATGACTTCGATCTTTGTTCCTTGGGGAACGTGTCTTTAGCGGCATCTGGTCGACCGTGTTTTTACCACGGGAAGCAGTATAATTCGGGCGCACAAATCTTGAATCCAGATGACCCGTGCGTGTCATGCGACTGTAAG GTGCCGTTCTGCGCCCATCTGGTGAGCAATGTCGCGTGTTGTGTGCATCG GACGGAAGCCTTTGTTGCAGCTATAGCGACAATTGCAATGACAATAACGAAGGAGTCTCTCGACAATATATTAGTGCAAGTGATAGCGAGAGTGCATTGGTTAGTGACGTTCCGCGACGCATTAACGACGGTGACGTTTCGACGCCTGATGGCGGTTGAAAATAGCGGGGTGCGGTGA
- the LOC111423486 gene encoding protein kinase C-binding protein NELL1-like isoform X3 — MACYLFAATVTLLWLASATGLDPLNQYFDLFESLDLHNTSRPGVRGYYDKLPHQLVPAYSLQGNDRELKLPSSALKKIVNLLQDSNEFTISAYVRQEVQNVGAIVSFARGDNRYLELQSSGRKNEIRFHYTSAVDSKVYVETFPYRLADNEWHQVVVSVSGWQVQLFVDCKSLYKRLLRPGVLAKNFSDTQLWVGQRYNLFSFKGAMQEVRVITGPLSYLTACPAADGSCPTCGQFSLLQDTVVELRRRLTELSERLVAAEGRISRVEECDCQKSCLRNGTIHVDGETWKEGCDHCTCVHGEVKCRPTECPPADCKYPVTLNGSCCQTCLKKCYMLGKFYDDGVYVPLKPCTGCICNNGNMNCTKIDPNTCPPLPCPPEEQFSRRDECCKACQGVDYCAKGDFCHANATCRNLMTTHACHCNVGFQGDGYKCEDIDECLEEGGLHGHHCHLNTKCVNIIGSYECECLPGYKRVDKFNCAELDECSSGKHECDVNANCINTQGSYHCVCRDGYIGDGRNCRPVCLQGCLNGGTCVRPGKCLCRHGYTGRSCEKDVNECATNTHGCKGSSVCVNMIGWYYCQCKPGYFSPVENNALGEYCQDVDECQSGEHTCHPTAQCRNSNGGFFCVCPDQAKDCLNCIYKGQEINHDQYVIPEDKPCTRCSCNYGVVTCEEPACNCSLPGSETNECCPQCNPKLGCRHQKLSNVIFRHGEHWSYDCQHCECERGEIDCWDMKCPPLPCKNPIKGDSDCCPHCDDFDLCSLGNVSLAASGRPCFYHGKQYNSGAQILNPDDPCVSCDCKDGSLCCSYSDNCNDNNEGVSRQYISASDSESALVSDVPRRINDGDVSTPDGG; from the exons cTACTGGCCTCGATCCCTTAAATCAATACTTCGACCTGTTCGAATCTCTGGATCTGCACAATACGTCTCGGCCTGGTGTTAGAGGTTATTACGATAAACTTCCACATCAATTGGTGCCTGCATATTCACTACAAG gaAACGACCGGGAGTTAAAGCTACCGTCTAGTGCTTTGAAGAAGATTGTGAATTTGCTGCAGGATTCAAACGAATTTACGATTTCGGCGTATGTGCGTCAAGAAGTGCAAAATGTGGGTGCTATAGTGAGTTTCGCGCGCGGCGACAACCGTTACTTGGAATTGCAATCGAGCGGGCGAAAAAATGAGATTCGGTTCCATTACACATCGGCAGTGGACTCGAAAGTGTACGTGGAGACATTTCCGTATCGGCTCGCGGACAACGAGTGGCACCAAGTGGTTGTGTCCGTGTCGGGTTGGCAGGTCCAACTCTTCGTGGACTGCAAGTCGCTTTATAAGCGTCTGCTACGTCCAGGCGTTTTGGCCAAGAACTTTTCCGATACCCAGCTATGGGTTGGCCAACGCTACAATCTCTTCTCCTTCAAG GGTGCCATGCAGGAGGTGCGGGTGATAACAGGTCCTCTAAGCTACTTGACGGCGTGCCCAGCTGCGGATGGTTCGTGCCCAACTTGCGGACAATTCAGCTTACTACAGGATACGGTGGTGGAGCTACGACGGAGACTAACGGAGCTTTCCGAAAGG TTGGTAGCAGCGGAGGGGCGTATCAGTAGGGTGGAAGAGTGCGACTGCCAGAAGTCCTGCCTACGCAACGGGACCATTCATGTCGACGGAGAAACATGGAAGGAGGGCTGTGACCACTGCACTTGCGTG CATGGTGAAGTAAAATGTCGACCAACAGAGTGTCCGCCTGCAGATTGCAAATATCCAGTAACACTTAACGGTTCCTGCTGCCAAACCTGTTTAA aaaaatgtTACATGTTAGGTAAATTCTACGACGATGGCGTTTACGTTCCCTTAAAACCTTGTACCGGATGTATTTGCAACAACGGAAATATGAACTGTACGAAGATAGACCCGAACACTTGTCCACCATTACCCTGTCCACCAGAAGAACAATTCAGTAGAAGAGATGAATGTTGCAAAGCATGCCAAG GAGTGGATTATTGTGCTAAAGGAGACTTTTGCCATGCTAACGCTACATGTCGAAATTTAATGACAACTCATGCTTGTCACTGCAATGTTGGCTTTCAAGGAGACGGCTATAAATGCGAGG ACATCGACGAGTGTCTAGAGGAAGGAGGTCTTCACGGTCATCACTGTCATCTTAACAcgaaatgcgtcaatatcataGGGTCGTATGAATGCGAATGTCTTCCGGGATACAAGAGGGTGGACAAATTCAATTGCGCAGAATTGGACGAATGCAGTTCGGGGAAACACGAATGCGACGTCAACgcaaattgtattaacacCCAAGGGAGCTACCATTGCGTTTGTAGGGATGGTTATATCGGCGATGGAAGAAATTGTAGAC cGGTTTGTCTTCAAGGTTGTCTTAATGGAGGAACTTGTGTACGACCGGGGAAGTGTTTGTGCAGGCATGGATACACAGGAAGGAGTTGCGAAAAAGATGTTAATGAGTGCGCAACAAACACTCACGGTTGTAAAGGATCCTCAGTTTGTGTAAATATGATTGGGTGGTATTATTGTCAATGTAAACCTGGGTATTTTAGCCCAGTTGAAAATAACGCGTTAGGAGAATATTGCCAAG atgTGGATGAGTGTCAATCAGGAGAACATACTTGCCACCCAACTGCTCAATGCAGAAACTCAAACGGTGGTTTCTTTTGTGTTTGCCCCGATCAAGCAAAAGACTGCCTAAATTGTATCTATAAAGGCCAAGAAATTAATCATGATCAATACGTAATTCCGGAAGATAAACCATGCACTAGGTGTTCGTGCAATTATGGAGTAGTAACGTGCGAAGAACCTGCGTGTAACTGTTCGTTACCCGGAAGTGAAACGAACGAATGTTGTCCGCAGTGTAATCCTAAATTAGGATGTCGCCATCAAAAGCTTTCAAATGTAATTTTTCGACACGGAGAACATTGGTCGTACGATTGCCAACATTGCGAATGTGAAAGAGGTGAAATCGACTGTTGGGATATGAAGTGTCCTCCTCTTCCATGCAAGAATCCCATTAAAGGTGATTCAGACTGTTGCCCACATTGCGATGACTTCGATCTTTGTTCCTTGGGGAACGTGTCTTTAGCGGCATCTGGTCGACCGTGTTTTTACCACGGGAAGCAGTATAATTCGGGCGCACAAATCTTGAATCCAGATGACCCGTGCGTGTCATGCGACTGTAAG GACGGAAGCCTTTGTTGCAGCTATAGCGACAATTGCAATGACAATAACGAAGGAGTCTCTCGACAATATATTAGTGCAAGTGATAGCGAGAGTGCATTGGTTAGTGACGTTCCGCGACGCATTAACGACGGTGACGTTTCGACGCCTGATGGCGGTTGA
- the LOC111423486 gene encoding protein kinase C-binding protein NELL1-like isoform X2 gives MACYLFAATVTLLWLASATGLDPLNQYFDLFESLDLHNTSRPGVRGYYDKLPHQLVPAYSLQGNDRELKLPSSALKKIVNLLQDSNEFTISAYVRQEVQNVGAIVSFARGDNRYLELQSSGRKNEIRFHYTSAVDSKVYVETFPYRLADNEWHQVVVSVSGWQVQLFVDCKSLYKRLLRPGVLAKNFSDTQLWVGQRYNLFSFKGAMQEVRVITGPLSYLTACPAADGSCPTCGQFSLLQDTVVELRRRLTELSERLVAAEGRISRVEECDCQKSCLRNGTIHVDGETWKEGCDHCTCVHGEVKCRPTECPPADCKYPVTLNGSCCQTCLKKCYMLGKFYDDGVYVPLKPCTGCICNNGNMNCTKIDPNTCPPLPCPPEEQFSRRDECCKACQGVDYCAKGDFCHANATCRNLMTTHACHCNVGFQGDGYKCEDIDECLEEGGLHGHHCHLNTKCVNIIGSYECECLPGYKRVDKFNCAELDECSSGKHECDVNANCINTQGSYHCVCRDGYIGDGRNCRPVCLQGCLNGGTCVRPGKCLCRHGYTGRSCEKDVNECATNTHGCKGSSVCVNMIGWYYCQCKPGYFSPVENNALGEYCQDVDECQSGEHTCHPTAQCRNSNGGFFCVCPDQAKDCLNCIYKGQEINHDQYVIPEDKPCTRCSCNYGVVTCEEPACNCSLPGSETNECCPQCNPKLGCRHQKLSNVIFRHGEHWSYDCQHCECERGEIDCWDMKCPPLPCKNPIKGDSDCCPHCDDFDLCSLGNVSLAASGRPCFYHGKQYNSGAQILNPDDPCVSCDCKVPFCAHLDGSLCCSYSDNCNDNNEGVSRQYISASDSESALVSDVPRRINDGDVSTPDGG, from the exons cTACTGGCCTCGATCCCTTAAATCAATACTTCGACCTGTTCGAATCTCTGGATCTGCACAATACGTCTCGGCCTGGTGTTAGAGGTTATTACGATAAACTTCCACATCAATTGGTGCCTGCATATTCACTACAAG gaAACGACCGGGAGTTAAAGCTACCGTCTAGTGCTTTGAAGAAGATTGTGAATTTGCTGCAGGATTCAAACGAATTTACGATTTCGGCGTATGTGCGTCAAGAAGTGCAAAATGTGGGTGCTATAGTGAGTTTCGCGCGCGGCGACAACCGTTACTTGGAATTGCAATCGAGCGGGCGAAAAAATGAGATTCGGTTCCATTACACATCGGCAGTGGACTCGAAAGTGTACGTGGAGACATTTCCGTATCGGCTCGCGGACAACGAGTGGCACCAAGTGGTTGTGTCCGTGTCGGGTTGGCAGGTCCAACTCTTCGTGGACTGCAAGTCGCTTTATAAGCGTCTGCTACGTCCAGGCGTTTTGGCCAAGAACTTTTCCGATACCCAGCTATGGGTTGGCCAACGCTACAATCTCTTCTCCTTCAAG GGTGCCATGCAGGAGGTGCGGGTGATAACAGGTCCTCTAAGCTACTTGACGGCGTGCCCAGCTGCGGATGGTTCGTGCCCAACTTGCGGACAATTCAGCTTACTACAGGATACGGTGGTGGAGCTACGACGGAGACTAACGGAGCTTTCCGAAAGG TTGGTAGCAGCGGAGGGGCGTATCAGTAGGGTGGAAGAGTGCGACTGCCAGAAGTCCTGCCTACGCAACGGGACCATTCATGTCGACGGAGAAACATGGAAGGAGGGCTGTGACCACTGCACTTGCGTG CATGGTGAAGTAAAATGTCGACCAACAGAGTGTCCGCCTGCAGATTGCAAATATCCAGTAACACTTAACGGTTCCTGCTGCCAAACCTGTTTAA aaaaatgtTACATGTTAGGTAAATTCTACGACGATGGCGTTTACGTTCCCTTAAAACCTTGTACCGGATGTATTTGCAACAACGGAAATATGAACTGTACGAAGATAGACCCGAACACTTGTCCACCATTACCCTGTCCACCAGAAGAACAATTCAGTAGAAGAGATGAATGTTGCAAAGCATGCCAAG GAGTGGATTATTGTGCTAAAGGAGACTTTTGCCATGCTAACGCTACATGTCGAAATTTAATGACAACTCATGCTTGTCACTGCAATGTTGGCTTTCAAGGAGACGGCTATAAATGCGAGG ACATCGACGAGTGTCTAGAGGAAGGAGGTCTTCACGGTCATCACTGTCATCTTAACAcgaaatgcgtcaatatcataGGGTCGTATGAATGCGAATGTCTTCCGGGATACAAGAGGGTGGACAAATTCAATTGCGCAGAATTGGACGAATGCAGTTCGGGGAAACACGAATGCGACGTCAACgcaaattgtattaacacCCAAGGGAGCTACCATTGCGTTTGTAGGGATGGTTATATCGGCGATGGAAGAAATTGTAGAC cGGTTTGTCTTCAAGGTTGTCTTAATGGAGGAACTTGTGTACGACCGGGGAAGTGTTTGTGCAGGCATGGATACACAGGAAGGAGTTGCGAAAAAGATGTTAATGAGTGCGCAACAAACACTCACGGTTGTAAAGGATCCTCAGTTTGTGTAAATATGATTGGGTGGTATTATTGTCAATGTAAACCTGGGTATTTTAGCCCAGTTGAAAATAACGCGTTAGGAGAATATTGCCAAG atgTGGATGAGTGTCAATCAGGAGAACATACTTGCCACCCAACTGCTCAATGCAGAAACTCAAACGGTGGTTTCTTTTGTGTTTGCCCCGATCAAGCAAAAGACTGCCTAAATTGTATCTATAAAGGCCAAGAAATTAATCATGATCAATACGTAATTCCGGAAGATAAACCATGCACTAGGTGTTCGTGCAATTATGGAGTAGTAACGTGCGAAGAACCTGCGTGTAACTGTTCGTTACCCGGAAGTGAAACGAACGAATGTTGTCCGCAGTGTAATCCTAAATTAGGATGTCGCCATCAAAAGCTTTCAAATGTAATTTTTCGACACGGAGAACATTGGTCGTACGATTGCCAACATTGCGAATGTGAAAGAGGTGAAATCGACTGTTGGGATATGAAGTGTCCTCCTCTTCCATGCAAGAATCCCATTAAAGGTGATTCAGACTGTTGCCCACATTGCGATGACTTCGATCTTTGTTCCTTGGGGAACGTGTCTTTAGCGGCATCTGGTCGACCGTGTTTTTACCACGGGAAGCAGTATAATTCGGGCGCACAAATCTTGAATCCAGATGACCCGTGCGTGTCATGCGACTGTAAG GTGCCGTTCTGCGCCCATCTG GACGGAAGCCTTTGTTGCAGCTATAGCGACAATTGCAATGACAATAACGAAGGAGTCTCTCGACAATATATTAGTGCAAGTGATAGCGAGAGTGCATTGGTTAGTGACGTTCCGCGACGCATTAACGACGGTGACGTTTCGACGCCTGATGGCGGTTGA